The following proteins are co-located in the Bombus pyrosoma isolate SC7728 linkage group LG12, ASM1482585v1, whole genome shotgun sequence genome:
- the LOC122573679 gene encoding ankyrin repeat domain-containing protein 6 isoform X4, whose amino-acid sequence MTVLTGVTALQRTATEGHLEVVELLLKHGGDVARQDNVHGNSALHEASWRGYSRTVAALAKALGTQRAPLHARNLAGFAPLHLACQNGHNQSCRELLLAGCNPDLQNNYGDTPLHTSARYGHAGVTRILISALCRVSDQNKNGDTALHIAAAMGRRKLTRILLEAGCDRSLRNKQGETAKDIARRKNLQEILEIIGKARSKSRTRSKSREEESTPATLDKVDGKSSSKNEKKREKTGSGTSGSRDSCTKKEKKKHKSSAKQNKVHFEKAVMGRQWSPYGCHYYPDPEAFPQPRLDSLPPDPLGRGEQYYLDLAGNIRKGPVGVGYTCYCAPFFRHMEAKLERDKAELKAHIDQAHERLDLKVANLERRTRGQISELTRCVAAERSRCDERHMHLQQRLSRGGKGRHSERPAKATFNNDQQFPPARARSLEDLLDDRPHDRSFEIPGETPIHRGSLDDLDIPAIPRLSKSMRDLPSGSGVSRSTLRVLDVPARLNETFDGVIKQDRSSPLGAASSPSIGSRQQVHQQRQDLSSRDHGINSCQDESSATRKNEDTSNEWKSSGRRSVHEMIKRFQQVPGMHNGWRGPRSGSSEPTSPEHSQCSQNQRVQPQGGVGNSWRGEGNDSESSEGDEDEQPEALSGGISGKGVISEHVHYDSIARMPYRSRNAVYSPTPPLHDAHNDSGYSTRMYGSSKGASPSLSGQLECDVILPTTPNAFSSGEQLAALLEQPRNHDLTVYERGADNCVINIGTASLV is encoded by the exons CATGGAAATTCAGCGTTGCACGAGGCGTCGTGGCGCGGATACAGCAGGACGGTTGCCGCCCTGGCGAAGGCCCTTGGCACCCAACGAGCACCTCTACACGCGAGAAATCTGGCTGGATTCGCGCCGCTCCACCTCGCCTGCCAAAATGGCCACAACCAAAGCTGCCGCGAACTCCTGCTGGCCGGATGCAATCCCGACCTTCAAAACAAC TACGGAGACACACCGTTGCATACGTCTGCCAGGTACGGACACGCAGGAGTGACGAGGATTTTGATCTCTGCGCTTTGTCGAGTATCGGATCAGAATAAA AACGGCGACACGGCGTTGCACATCGCGGCGGCCATGGGACGTCGGAAGCTGACGAGGATCCTGCTGGAGGCTGGCTGCGACCGTAGCCTGCGGAACAAGCAGGGGGAGACCGCGAAGGACATCGCCAGGCGCAAGAACCTGCAAGAGATATTGGAGATAATCGGTAAAGCGCGAAGCAAGAGCAGAACGCGGAGCAAGAGTCGCGAGGAGGAGAGTACTCCGGCTACTCTGGACAAGGTCGACGGGAAGAGCAGCAGCaagaacgagaagaaacgagagaagacCGGTAGTGGGACCAGCGGCAGCAGGGATAGTTGcacgaagaaggagaaaaagaagcacAAATCGTCCGCCAAGCAGAACAAGGTGCACTTCGAGAAGGCCGTGATGGGCAGACAGTGGTCACCGTACGGTTGCCACTACTATCCCGATCCGGAAGCGTTTCCTCAGCCGCGTTTGGATTCCCTGCCACCGGATCCACTAGGCCGTGGCGAACAGTACTATTTGGACCTGGCTGGAAACATCAGGAAGGGCCCGGTGGGAGTGGGATACACGTGCTACTGTGCCCCGTTCTTCAGGCACATGGAGGCCAAGTTGGAGAGGGACAAGGCTGAGTTGAAGGCTCATATAGATCAGGCGCACGAGAGATTGGACTTGAAGGTGGCCAATTTAGAGAGGAGGACCAGGGGGCAAATCTCGGAATTGACTAGATGCGTGGCGGCGGAAAGGTCTAGGTGCGACGAGAGGCACATGCATCTTCAGCAACGTCTTTCCAGAGGTGGGAAGGGAAGACACAGCGAAAGACCGGCTAAAGCCACGTTCAACAACGATCAACAGTTCCCACCTGCTCGTGCCAGGTCTCTGGAGGATCTGCTGGACGACAGACCTCACGATAGAAGCTTCGAGATCCCCGGAGAGACACCGATTCATCGAGGTAGCCTCGACGATCTTGATATTCCTGCTATACCGCGACTCAGCAAGTCCATGAGGGACCTACCGTCCGGTTCTGGTGTCTCGAGGTCAACGCTGAGGGTACTCGACGTGCCTGCCAGATTGAACGAAACCTTCGACGGCGTGATCAAACAGGATCGTAGCTCGCCGCTAGGCGCCGCCTCTTCGCCGTCGATCGGATCCAGGCAACAGGTCCATCAGCAACGC CAGGATCTTTCATCTCGAGATCATGGCATAAATTCGTGCCAGGACGAAAGTAGCGCGACGCGAAAGAACGAGGACACGTCGAACGAGTGGAAATCTTCAGGGCGACGCAGCGTGCACGAGATGATTAAGCGATTTCAACAAGTACCTGGCATGCATAACGGTTGGAGGGGCCCGCGTTCCGGAAGCAGCGAACCCACCAGTCCAGAGCACAGTCAGTGTTCTCAAAATCAAAGAGTCCAACCACAAGGTGGTGTAGGGAACAGCTGGCGTGGCGAAG GCAATGACAGCGAGAGTAGCGAGGGGGACGAGGACGAGCAACCGGAAGCATTAAGCGGCGGAATTTCTGGGAAAGGAGTGATATCAGAGCACGTGCATTACGACAGTATCGCCAGAATGCCATATAGGTCCCGTAATGCGGTTTATAGCCCAACACCGCCTTTGCATGACGCACATAATGATTCTGGATATAGCACTCGCATGTATGGTTCTAGCAAAGGTGCTTCACCTTCGTTATCAG GTCAATTAGAGTGCGATGTAATTCTTCCGACCACACCAAACGCATTCTCCAGTGGAGAACAACTGGCTGCGCTGTTAGAACAACCGAGGAACCATGATCTTACGGTCTACGAGCGCGGTGCCGATAATTGCGTTATTAATATCGGAACAGCCAGTCTTGTTTAA
- the LOC122573681 gene encoding CDK5RAP1-like protein produces MIGTVMLSSLKQIKASKTNYTLTMKWFIKKFARCNSVEIYNFQQYQTVYTTFTRLEIERNKEIERKSSDLKHFRDLSKTGPSLKDFLAPKIEVSSETISVPNIPYIQNIDGSDQKVYFEVYGCQMNVNDAEVIWSILKSHGYRKVDNIIEANIILLITCSIRDNAEQKVWNKLTDLNNTRKKNKSFPVKIGLLGCMAERLKDRILEKGKLVDVIAGPDSYKDLPRLLSVPDNETAINVVLSFDETYADVTPVRLDPSSTSAYVTIMRGCDNMCTYCIVPFTRGRERSRPIDSIVKEVQSLSDEGVKEVILLGQNVNSYRDTSQSEFYVNNNMETQLAKGFKTVYKNKKGGRRFVELLDEVSRINPEMRIRFTSPHPKDFPDEVLQLIAERPNICKQIHLPAQSGNSAVLERMRRGYTREAYIDLVHHIRETIPNMCFSSDFITGFCGETEEEFQDTLSLIELVKYNKAFLFSYSMREKTTAHRRYKDDVPPSIKQNRLERMVSTYRTEVENVNKLQIGQLQLVLVEQTSKRSNENFQARNDGNTRVIIPSMTIPTGKYSSDTRSIKIGDYVVVKIEAANSHSLTGTPLYHSSIAEYAFLSVL; encoded by the exons ATGATTGGTACAGTTATGTTAAGttcattaaaacaaattaaagcttctaaaacaaattatacacTAACAATGAagtggtttattaaaaaattcgcaCGATGTAACAgtgtagaaatttataattttcaacaatatcAAACAGTGTATACGACTTTTACTCGattggaaattgaaagaaataaagaaattgaaagaaaatcttCTGATTTGAAACACTTTAGAGATTTGTCAAAAACTGGACCATCGCTCAAAGATTTCTTGGCACCTAAAATTGAAGTTTCTAGTGAAACTATTAGCGTACCAAATATTccttatatacaaaatattgatGGCTCTGATCAAAAGG TTTACTTTGAAGTTTATGGCTGCCAAATGAATGTAAATGACGCAGAGGTAATCTGGTCCATTCTAAAATCTCATGGTTACAGAAAAgtagataatataatagaagCTAATATAATTCTACTAATCACATGTTCTATTAGAGATAATGCAGAGCAGAAAGTATGGAACAAGTTAactgatttaaataatacaaggaaaaagaataaaagttttCCTGTGAAAATCGGTTTGTTAG GATGTATGGCAGAACGATTAAAGGATAGAATATTAGAAAAGGGTAAACTTGTTGACGTCATAGCTGGGCCAGACAGTTACAAGGATTTACCAAGGCTATTGTCTGTACCGGACAATGAAACTGCTATTAATGTTGTTTTGTCATTTGATGAAACATATGCAGATGTTACACCAGTGAGATTAGATCCAAGTTCCACCAGTGCATATGT CACCATAATGCGTGGTTGCGATAACATGTGCACATACTGTATCGTACCATTCACAAGAGGAAGGGAAAGATCAAGACCAATCGACAGCATAGTGAAAGAGGTTCAATCTTTATCTGACGAAGGTGTAAAGGAAGTGATACTTCTTGGGCAGAATGTAAACAGTTATAGAGATACATCTCAATCGGAATtctatgttaataataatatggaaaCACAATTAGCAAAAGGTTTCAAAACagtatataaaaacaaaaaaggtGGACGTCGTTTCGTTGAGTTATTAGACGAAGTGTCTCGTATCAATCCAGAGATGAGGATCAg ATTCACATCGCCTCATCCAAAAGATTTCCCAGATGAAGTTTTACAATTGATAGCGGAAAGGCCGAATATTTGTAAACAAATTCATTTACCTGCTCAAAGCGGTAATTCCGCGGTTTTGGAAAGAATGAGAAGAGGATACACGCGCGAAGCATATATAGATTTGGTGCATCATATACGTGAAACTATTCCGAACATGTGTTTCTCTAGTGACTTTATTACCGGATTTTGTGGTGAAACGGAAGAGGAATTTCAAGATACATTATCATTGATAGAACTggtgaaatataataaagccTTCCTTTTCTCTTACAGCATGCGGGAG AAAACGACTGCACATCGTCGTTACAAGGATGACGTACCACCGAGTATTAAACAAAATCGGCTCGAAAGAATGGTGTCCACATATAGAACGGAggtggaaaatgtaaataaattacagattGGGCAATTACAGCTTGTGCTTGTAGAGCAA accAGTAAGCGGTCGAACGAAAATTTTCAAGCAAGGAACGATGGTAACACGCGAGTAATAATTCCCTCCATGACTATACCTACTGGAAAATATTCAAGTGACACGAGATCAATAAAAATTGGTGATTACGTTGTTGTAAAAATTGAGGCTGCTAATTCGCATTCGTTAACGGGCACGCCTCTGTATCATTCGTCGATAGCAGAATATGCATTTCTGTCtgtgttataa
- the LOC122573683 gene encoding 60S ribosomal protein L36 — MTPRYELAVGLNRGHKTTKIRVAKNKNERKKTVCVLPARLKGRQTKHSKFVRDLIREVTGHAPYEKRAMELLKVSKDKRALKFLKRRLGTHIRAKRKREELGNILVQMRKAAAHH; from the exons ATGACTCCGAGGTACGAATTAGCAGTTGGTCTTAACAGGGGCCATAAAACGACTAAGATTCGTGTggcaaagaataaaaatgaacggAAAAAGACAGTATGCGTTTTGCCCGCAAGACTGAAAGGG AGACAAACCAAACACAGTAAGTTTGTTAGAGATTTAATCCGTGAGGTAACTGGACATGCACCATACGAGAAACGTGCTATGGAATTGTTGAAAGTATCCAAGGATAAGCGTGCCTTAAAATTCTTGAAGAGGAGG tTGGGCACACACATCAGAGCTAAGAGGAAGCGTGAAGAACTTGGAAACATACTTGTGCAGATGAGGAAAGCAGCTGCGCATCATTAA
- the LOC122573680 gene encoding conserved oligomeric Golgi complex subunit 3 translates to MSKMKNIPNNLTKWDLSEDSLAPLTDYQKECLLNLEEELFPDSNLKTEETDDTVCASEETKKSVQIERCQDLLEHYAKLEKECMDRKDMKYVLYLNELQSRRQECHELCLQIEEALEDFTLLYKQFSEVSDKTISLYDASEQLDSDQRKLNSTIENITEYVKYFKDIDMMMEKLEAPTLSVNSEMFFNILDKIDTNIDFVQNNLSFKESNTYLIKYKHCQSKAISMMQNYIFNLFSKTTESILNLKDNDDSQDNADAALALFYGRFQTILSKARPVIEQIEAKSYKRQEYDSLLSECHQCYWSQRGLVLGSSVQKSLMSVKEKYNGDHCSLVRNSCALLLHASMDEYKLFYEFFSKPSSGLTAYLESLCTSLYDTLRPFIIHINHLETLAEICCILRIEMLDEHVQNNFEPLEGFGNICLQLLHDVQERLVFRAHLYLQSDVLNYNPSPGDLAYPEKLKMMEDIAESIREESRQTKMKKISISSNDDNNLEPISRNHIEIDSIYQKTHMGNSPADLHGMWYPTVRRTLVCLSRLYRCVDRSVFQSLSQEAISLCVQSIENARHEIEKRASSLDAELFQIKHLLILREQIAPFQVDFTIKEYSLDFSKVKTAAFGLLEKSSRLFTLSNNALLEFLLEGAPQMKEQLIDSRKHVDNKLKYTCQRLIQHATFLLIHPILKLLEREKLYANTPDASPEHALGNPQDVAAAISEVLRIIKFKCPEIQQLMQLYLSNKETEFILFRPVKNNVCAAFTQLYQILSKYYNSEELLLIACPLPEQISVMLSSSSLTHGKNTQSTAKKT, encoded by the coding sequence ATGTCGAAGATGAAAAACATTCCAAATAACTTAACCAAGTGGGATCTGTCAGAGGATTCTCTGGCACCGTTAACCGATTACCAAAAAGAATGTTTATTGAATTTAGAAGAAGAATTGTTCCCTGACAGCAATTTGAAAACTGAGGAGACAGATGATACCGTATGCGCAAGCGAAGAAACTAAGAAATCAGTACAAATAGAACGATGCCAAGATCTATTAGAACATTATGCCAAGTTAGAGAAAGAGTGTATGGACAggaaagatatgaaatatgtGTTGTACCTTAATGAACTACAATCTCGACGACAAGAGTGTCATGAACTTTGTCTTCAAATAGAAGAAGCATTAGAAGATTTCACTCTgttatataaacaattttcagaGGTTTCTGATAAAACGATATCACTTTATGATGCTAGCGAGCAGCTTGATTCAgatcaaagaaaattaaattctaccATAGAAAACATCACagaatatgtgaaatattttaaagatattgatATGATGATGGAAAAACTAGAAGCACCTACGTTATCAGTGAATAgtgaaatgttttttaatattctagaTAAAATTGATACCAACATAGACTTTGTGCAGAATAATCTTTCGTTTAAAGAAAGCAATACTTATCTAATCAAATATAAACACTGTCAATCTAAGGCAATATCGATgatgcaaaattatatttttaatctatttaGCAAGACCACGGAAagtatattgaatttaaaagataatgaTGATTCCCAAGATAATGCAGACGCAGCTTTAGCTCTTTTCTACGGAAGATTTCAAACTATTTTGTCAAAAGCTAGACCAGTTATAGAACAAATCGAAGCAAAATCTTATAAGAGACAGGAATATGACAGCTTATTGTCAGAGTGCCATCAATGTTATTGGAGTCAAAGAGGATTAGTATTAGGCAGTAGTGTACAAAAGTCTCTAATGTCTGTAAAGGAGAAATACAATGGTGATCATTGTAGCCTGGTACGAAATTCATGTGCATTGCTGTTACATGCATCGATGGAcgagtataaattattttacgagtTTTTTTCTAAACCATCCAGTGGATTAACAGCATACCTTGAAAGCTTATGTACATCCTTGTATGATACACTTAGACCattcataattcatattaatCATTTGGAGACATTAGCTGAAATTTGTTGCATTTTGAGGATTGAAATGTTAGATGAACATGTTCAAAACAATTTTGAACCATTAGAAGGTTTTGGTAACATTTGTCTGCAATTGTTGCATGATGTACAGGAGAGACTGGTTTTCCGTGCACACCTCTACTTGCAGTCTGATGTTTTGAATTATAATCCATCACCAGGTGATTTGGCATATCCAGAAAAGTTAAAGATGATGGAAGATATAGCAGAATCAATAAGAGAAGAATCCAGAcagacaaaaatgaaaaaaatatctatttcatctaatgatgataataatctAGAACCAATATCTAGGAATCATATAGAAATAGATTCTATCTACCAAAAGACACATATGGGGAATTCACCAGCAGATCTTCATGGAATGTGGTATCCTACTGTTCGTAGGACATTAGTATGTTTATCAAGATTATATAGATGCGTGGACAGATCTGTATTCCAATCTCTGAGTCAGGAAGCAATATCTCTTTGTGTACAGAGTATAGAAAATGCAAGGCatgaaatagagaaaagagcATCATCCTTAGATGCAgaactttttcaaataaaacatttgcTCATTTTAAGAGAACAAATTGCACCATTTCAAGTAGACTTCACCATAAAAGAATATAGCCTGGATTTTTCTAAAGTTAAGACAGCAGCATTTGGTTTATTAGAAAAGAGTTCAAGACTTTTTACTTTGTCAAATAATGCATTActagaatttttattggaGGGAGCACCTCAAATGAAGGAGCAACTAATAGACTCAAGGAAGCACGtggataataaattgaaatacacTTGTCAACGTCTCATACAGCatgcaacatttttattgatacATCCAATTTTGAAACTGTTAGAAAGGGAGAAGTTATATGCCAATACCCCAGATGCATCTCCAGAACATGCTCTTGGAAATCCTCAAGATGTTGCAGCAGCAATTAGCGAGGTATTACGGATAATTAAGTTTAAATGTCCTGAAATTCAACAACTGATGCAACTATATCTCTCTAATAAGGAAACAGAGTTTATTTTGTTTAGGCcagtaaaaaataatgtcTGTGCTGCATTTACTCAACTATATCAAATACtgagtaaatattataattcagaagaacttttattaattgcaTGTCCATTACCAGAGCAAATATCTGTTATGCTAAGCTCATCCAGTCTTACTCATGGAAAAAATACACAAAGCACTGCAAAAAAGACGTAG
- the LOC122573682 gene encoding protein CREG1 — protein MIFRFAVFLSFLIFTIEAKKYSQFSEAEQWQEFEEFLKWKKAKEMGENGPREIKYEKHQHHEDHHNIYKSSEEDRQLPVNNPPPIDQAALMARYIVNQADWVSVATISARKEIESFPAVNLVSYSDGLLGNGSGVPYLYLTTLDFTAKDLAKDNRASMLMSLAQGEYCRNKRWDPMDPRCARVLLTGKIKPLKNESAEIEVAKKAVFTRHPGLINMPADHHFYFAKLKIISVVVLDTFGGPKYVSVQDYLHPPTTNIIEEFNKHFPLKSYESKSEEEYSPISNILHPVVQRV, from the exons ATGATTTTTCGATTCGCAgtcttcttatcttttttgATCTTCACGATCGAAGCGAAGAAGTATTCACAGTTTTCGGAGGCTGAACAATGGCAAGAATTCGAGGAGTTTTTGAAATGGAAGAAAGCGAAGGAAATGGGTGAGAATGGTCcgagagaaattaaatacgaaaaaCATCAACATCACGAAGATcatcataatatatacaaatcgTCCGAAGAAGACCGACAACTTCCTGTCAATAATCCACCACCCATCGATCAGGCAGCTTTAATGGCAAGATACATTGTCAATCAAGCTG aTTGGGTATCCGTGGCGACAATCAGCGCAAGAAAGGAAATCGAATCGTTTCCAGCTGTAAATTTAGTTTCCTACAGCGATGGACTTTTAGGGAATGGATCAGGGGTTCCATATCTTTACCTTACTACCCTGGATTTTACAGCTAAAGATCTTGCA AAAGATAATCGGGCCTCGATGTTGATGTCATTAGCCCAAGGGGAGTACTGTAGAAACAAGCGGTGGGATCCTATGGATCCACGTTGTGCCAGGGTTCTTCTAACCGGCAAGATCAAACCA ttaaaaaatgaaagtgcGGAAATCGAAGTAGCTAAAAAAGCAGTTTTCACGCGTCATCCAGGTCTAATTAATATGCCAGCAG ATCATCATTTCTATTtcgcaaaattgaaaataatttcagtcGTAGTATTGGATACATTTGGCGGCCCGAAATACGTCTCTGTACAAGATTATTTACATCCACCAACAACGAATATTATTGAAGAATTCAATAAACATTTTCCTCTGAAATCTTACGAAAGTAAATCTGAAGAGGAATATAGTccaatttctaatatattacatCCTGTGGTACAGCGTGTGTGA